DNA sequence from the Cohnella herbarum genome:
CGGATTCGTTGAATGTCTGATTTCCATATCGTAAATCCCCCAATCGTTCGTTTATGTTCGAATTTATTTTAACACACATTTTAGAACATTTGTGAACTCTATTTTTATTTCACCTATTAAGGCACATTTTTGGCCTACATTTTCTAGCCAAGATGCAAGCTTATGTCCGGAGCGGTCGAAAAAGATCAGCCTCTTCCCAATATTCGCAAACTACCAGATTAGAAAATCTTGCCCCCTTAATCTGAGCACGGCCTCAATGAAGAAATAATCACCGTAGATGATTGGCACCTCGAAGTCTCCGTTTCTTCCATGGTAAGATCCCGTCCCGCCTGCCACTATGGAATCTTCATCGCTGTTCCAATTGCAGAAGCGACGATCCGTCGCTCGCAAGATATTAACAGCTGCATTCAAGTATAGAGGCTTTTCCAATTCACCCACCGCGTTCGCGATTTCCAACAACCCGCAGGCGGCGCAGACGCCGGCCGTCGTATCCCATACGACAGGCTCGGCCGGAGCGCGAAAATCCGCCAATGGCACGAAGTCGGTCCCCGACACATTCGCGATGAAATAGTGTGCTATCCGTTTGGCAGCATCCAGATATCGACCCTCTTGAGTATGGTTATAGCTTAGAGCGAAGCCATACAAAGCCCAAGACTGGCCTCGAGACCATGACGAACCAGGCTCATAGCCTTGTCCTCCGGGGGCTTCCACAAAATCACCGTTTTCCGGTTTCAGAATCACGATGTGATTACAGGAGCCATCTGAACGCAAGGTGTTCGTTAAGGTCGTATCCGCATGGTCCTTTGCGATATAAGTAAATCTCGGATCCTTGGTTTGCTCGCTAGCCCAATAGAGTAGCGGAATATTCATCATGCAATCCACGATCGTCCAGCCGATGCAGTCATCATTCCATGCCCGAATGAATTTCCCCCGGGGATTATATCTGCCCGCTAGCAAGTTAGCGGCATGCATCCCTCTAGCTCTCGCTCTTTCATTCCCCGTTAGACGATAATTGGCTACCGCGGAATGGAGCCACATGAAACCCACGTCGTGATGCAGTCCATCATATCCCTCGAACGCCTTATCGAGACGCAGCTCAACGCCTTCGGCAGCGGTTCTATATTTCTCAACTCCGGTCGCATGAAACATCTGCCATAACATTCCCGGCCAGAAGCCGTTCGTCCACCAATAAATATCCGTTTCGCTCTTATCTTCCCGATACTTGCCATCAACAGGAATGTAAGGAATCCTATCTCCTACCCGATCCACTTCCGCCGACATCTTCGCTTGCAGCTTGTTCCAAACCTCGTCCAACCACGCTTTGTTTTCATTGTTTAACGAATATGTCATTTTCATTGCCCCTTATCCTTTAATCGCTCCGGCGGCGACGCCTTTAACGAAATACTTTTGCAACAACAGGAACACGATTAGAATCGGCACGACCGACATCGCGGTTCCGGCGAAAATCATATCCCAACGGGAAGAAAATTCACCGATATAATAGAAAATTTCGACGACCATCGTCTTCGGTTTGCCCGAAGGAAGCACCAGCATCGGCATCAGGAAGTCATTCCAGATGCCTAGTCCTTGCAGTACCACCATGGAAGCCGTACAAGGTCCAAGCAGCGGAAACACGATTCGCCAGAAAATTCCGACCTTCGTACACCCGTCGATTTCTGCCGATTCTTCGATTTCCCTGGGAATCCCTTTCAGGAAACTGGTGTACAGAAGCACCCCAAAACCGACTGAGCCCGCAATGTAGATCAAAATCGGACCGGATAAACTCCCATAAATCCCGAACATCTTCAGTTCCTTGAATAACGGGATCATGTAAGCTTGGAATGGAATCATCATCCCTGCCAAGTAATAAACATAGACCAAGTAAGTCCATTTCTTATTCGTTCGTTCAATGGCGTATGCAGCCATTGGAATGAGCAGAATCATGAACAGAATCGAACCTACCGTTAGAATGAAGCTATTGCCAATGGCCGCAGGAAAGTCCGTCTTGAACAATAGATGCTTGAACGATTCCAGATACAGCCCTTTAGGGAAAGCGATTGCGTCCCTCAAGATTTCTCCGTTGCTCTTGAAAGCGGACATCAAGTTAAAGAAAATGGGGAAAAAGAAGATCACGGCCAGCAACAGAGTAACAGCGAATACGATAACGTCATTCCATGTTTTCCGCTTCCGCATTATAGCTGCACCTCTCTTCTGCGAAGCACTTTAATCTGGATGATCGAAACAATAAGGATAAGCAAGAAGAGGACGAGCGCCATTGCCGTACCGAAGCCTTGTCTTAATTCTCCAAAACCGACTTTATAGACGATATAAGTCAAAGTTTCCGTAGCGAAACCTGGCCCGCCATCGGTCATGACGGCGATTTGGTCGAATATTTTAAGCGATCCAATCATGGAAAGCATCATGCACACGGTTACCGCACCCGCCAACAGTGGGAAGGTGATATGACGGAATTGTTGCCATTTATTCGCACCATCGATGCTTGCTGCCTCGTTCAGTTCTGGAGGAACGCCCTGCAAAGCAGCCAAGTAAATGATCATATAATACCCAGCCGACTTCCATACGGTAGATAGGATAATGGACACGAGAGCATAATCCGGATTGCCTAGCCAATCGGTCTTCAGAGAATCGAGGCCTGCTAGCTCTAATAAACGATTCAGAACGCCGAAGTTATAATTCAGAATGATTGTCCATACAAAACCCATGACAAGCCCGCTCAGCAATACAGGGAAATAAAAAATACTGCGAAAAAAATTTTTGAACCAGCGTACTTGATCGACGAGCATAGCCAAAGCCAATGCCAAGACGTTTTCTAAAATCACCAGC
Encoded proteins:
- a CDS encoding glycoside hydrolase family 88 protein, with product MTYSLNNENKAWLDEVWNKLQAKMSAEVDRVGDRIPYIPVDGKYREDKSETDIYWWTNGFWPGMLWQMFHATGVEKYRTAAEGVELRLDKAFEGYDGLHHDVGFMWLHSAVANYRLTGNERARARGMHAANLLAGRYNPRGKFIRAWNDDCIGWTIVDCMMNIPLLYWASEQTKDPRFTYIAKDHADTTLTNTLRSDGSCNHIVILKPENGDFVEAPGGQGYEPGSSWSRGQSWALYGFALSYNHTQEGRYLDAAKRIAHYFIANVSGTDFVPLADFRAPAEPVVWDTTAGVCAACGLLEIANAVGELEKPLYLNAAVNILRATDRRFCNWNSDEDSIVAGGTGSYHGRNGDFEVPIIYGDYFFIEAVLRLRGQDFLIW
- a CDS encoding carbohydrate ABC transporter permease, translating into MRKRKTWNDVIVFAVTLLLAVIFFFPIFFNLMSAFKSNGEILRDAIAFPKGLYLESFKHLLFKTDFPAAIGNSFILTVGSILFMILLIPMAAYAIERTNKKWTYLVYVYYLAGMMIPFQAYMIPLFKELKMFGIYGSLSGPILIYIAGSVGFGVLLYTSFLKGIPREIEESAEIDGCTKVGIFWRIVFPLLGPCTASMVVLQGLGIWNDFLMPMLVLPSGKPKTMVVEIFYYIGEFSSRWDMIFAGTAMSVVPILIVFLLLQKYFVKGVAAGAIKG
- a CDS encoding carbohydrate ABC transporter permease; its protein translation is MTSALVPKKKKKKWVSYSFLFILPSLLIYTLFVIGPTISSFYLSFTSWDGVSPEARYIGMANFEEIWNSERVHNALKNTILLTIALVILENVLALALAMLVDQVRWFKNFFRSIFYFPVLLSGLVMGFVWTIILNYNFGVLNRLLELAGLDSLKTDWLGNPDYALVSIILSTVWKSAGYYMIIYLAALQGVPPELNEAASIDGANKWQQFRHITFPLLAGAVTVCMMLSMIGSLKIFDQIAVMTDGGPGFATETLTYIVYKVGFGELRQGFGTAMALVLFLLILIVSIIQIKVLRRREVQL